In Chanodichthys erythropterus isolate Z2021 chromosome 18, ASM2448905v1, whole genome shotgun sequence, the following are encoded in one genomic region:
- the mgaa gene encoding MAX dimerization protein MGA a isoform X2: MAETKKQGAMVLHEEGMTAPTLAPPTTAPPSIFVVLQQLQSGDTGKDQGSLMAISEANKMVKSSISSAVTGIHPSSSTFTDINSSSQSDHLPADARCKGITVTLDNNSMWNEFYRCQTEMILTKQGRRMFPYCRFRLSGMEPFQSYVLAMDIVPVDNHRYKWSGKGWEPNGKAEPHVSRLFVHPESPATGLHWMQYPVSFYRLKLCNNLDQEDHIILHSMHRYLPRLHVIPADKAAEDIQVDRPNVITLSFSQTEFFAVTAYQNLRITQLKIDYNPFAKGFREDAVNARSSKAKNGMSTEEPESELKLSREMTTLNNLKTLFMKRNAAVKVNKDQNIPSPTNGEKKVVNGDALNVDTDVQSFCKKRPSSLAFSDFIKGAHVKVKRLSLENIKKNGVVLQTSCTSEQNEVMDISSKTGKLLQVVSKDETVVADIHGKSTDTPSKTELLETDETKTEIDEHKADKITLLSSDQNVPYMNEKGMETLSSLDTEAKSESNTKKTLPHKRPERVPLPLLAQFLKQRKSKTRPTTPKSDTPSSSLDSKSCEPFLIPERSSALMSSSPCVTTTNLDSDPVLASLSQKVTSSTVDAVNITSLATALSPATASPVPAETQLSDGFSPSPVGNDPFSAPNTTSPSRPDSDPTPDSMFSVFHNPNAVSVPDLDNTLGSQSDISSLFTCHTVHDTCTPTTPGVNNDFDVTPIVPSVTAPVFDVPSSTDNDNVPYQELASVPDVAESASISDSLLNSSKGSCPELFSEEVPPHTLCTHEESLSLPLDDPSSPAFSLPSPAPSSPDPFPPSLFCERPVPPRKTLDSFPERLLNCTASSSPDLFPLGLFNDNPVPHRKINDFVPERPLDAIVTSRESLSPSVLDVSEDPRGTIDLFSQSQCSDRPGPLNDLQSAVSCETTVSDLIVPEPTKQSFNGSTFKKSKAKQKKIGKLKCSEDDEVFEGPVPVPMQPSLEDVEGQLFVSFVSKKALEIHLGDDAKTEMAQKTTQNPDGGSYENIQENIEVLEKTLLRDLKVMKHRQVIHPVLQEVGLKLNLLDLNLEIDLQYLGVQLPIPPSVLSPEGSSASSQVQFVSRTGKTTDFTKIKGWRDKFAGSGSLTEGLSSTDAGQKNLSAFCSDMLDEYLASEGKLIDERAANLSQTDTTPVAYELPTKSTSYVRTLDSVLKKQVPATLSTTSKKVKPTFKSKEENKSKKPLKSCTKKQIKPVFSVNKPVLSPKKTQQSKKYKNKKESKSLSPENLAVETAAMVTSNKSPMVEDSGSTPSNCTGGRSIGLPKTLVKLMDVEDGAVWEGKHRTYITEERAAIALATLVTAEGVSKGNPDAIRIIRRRAPPCLNVFCRLGCVCASLVHLRRHHHCGKPQCMLGCSCLRRKVVALKTPKQEESIAEEPESQGVSEEIKAKWKKKNKKRKTYVLTDPETAPEPAKRVSTLWDRKREVSDSEALFSPPPARTPSPALLSQELQNDLESFLSPLKQKMVEEKNLNMINDNVESTLTCARSRPFYSGCHDKQKTVDQHHISQVSTQDIEEGELVPLNLSGPAKRLEIISECSWASTDVRNYIMRIVCEHMAQDRLKHPFWIGKYFIEPVSKTLKETEDGSVDTYKVTISRPAEKKTEDKVMQNEAELKKHVERSEVKGLPFLSRCCPAGLLKAEKKAPDAPGRIMVNGKPYPQAKLELGQMGALHPANRLAAYITGRICPTTSTIKKASITSVPVSTVATVTTVTSTSTTTTTPIIKSVVTKPPVGKVFTQFVVNHINSQNQSNTSISHLQPSVPKIVIPSSMLMIGREASAPGVALSPLKAGLITQVSEPSDSTGSASFPTVSKVQAPAITILNNSPSLPLGGSGLTPKTTASSPGSTTPGKKTVLITVMSRNTGLPNSGPRITKPVTQTHPVTQTRPPQTPGQKMLLQVVKTADGNTLYRNPNGQLMQLVPLSQIKAIKPNLLSQGQPTFIRLHAPTSVTLKKPQGGSATIVTSSNPTTQMQTKPTVTVPVSTSSSMSGKPVTLTTSKSVSLGSLPSTLKVVPGFLGQSGTCTLRILSPNSVQDTGIINPTSSPILSQSGCTLLKNASSTLLDKDSTKSETTVSVSSLSTEGPIGQVHKQSEMDPAKQNSCDDSERVAPNVSEHLSSVATSPKCRQFSGDDSAPSHNEHGALKHLSLAEAGNGDNPNVKKTDFDKAPDPEEEEIGSDVTELTDDSDLYSDDDGEDSYSLSGSDKGERMEETDGLDSEMKDFAEVVVDIETVESAEENSIAKFRASAIRRNQHKSNQKHIHDESLEVKVRRVRLERKRRHTLKELFLKLQATLGKTSNNLEASRMSILTKAQKEIESLVKQEENLVISREKLRIKRERYLQTLSLLCDKSTESISQKLNEIIAKQKALEAQAKAKEMKSQLNQATSKSKPKPKIYLNSKRKGLSPQSKVKDVLKPTNSPSKPIDLSIKKLKVTESVLKSTPTLKPTGLDSSKNTLKTQVKEQGSMSKPTQPSLNSSPLKKTVSVPSPVKRSLVPRERMRPNILSRASSQVIQGSPVKEPLLTNVCIPQVFPLMNTMVPCNQIITINNPLQPIGITSVGTQQSSTPGVASVSIVPAISHPLGMKNPLPVLQPQFIKITNSPVNINTQVDSANLPNITNVISLVPPVENLVIPQKVVEETSVVQAPPVFVTAPVENQHNCSEVEIPNLEERVVVDEPQTKDVPKQLEEGDEVSASVTSSTQEGLEKKGPDDSNDPEDENLMSLLDELVLLSQQLSNEDEDQKIVMPSEVQPCSDKQADDERALSPLFLTLDEDLMSPDSKDEIDIPPKVDDLVKVIFGSDSPSVSSESGVAPSTNIESPNAPMCTVKDDAPTPPPLLHMKTACEAASGQSTNEGTNVAWRPMPKLVPLGLKPQDVVVNKVTGSSVSKPDSNEQDVHGPQM; this comes from the exons ATGGCAGAAACAAAGAAGCAGGGTGCAATGGTGCTTCATGAAGAGGGCATGACTGCCCCAACACTGGCTCCTCCTACAACTGCTCCACCTTCCATCTTTGTTGTGCTGCAACAGTTGCAGTCTGGGGATACCGGGAAAGACCAGGGCAGTCTGATGGCAATTAGTGAGGCAAATAAAATGGTGAAATCTTCAATCAGCTCTGCTGTAACAGGCATCCATCCGTCATCTTCCACATTTACAGACATCAACAGCAGCTCACAGTCAGACCACTTGCCAGCAGATGCTAGATGTAAGGGCATCACTGTTACACTGGACAACAACAGTATGTGGAATGAGTTTTATAGGTGTCAGACTGAGATGATTCTGACCAAACAAGGCCGTAGAATGTTCCCTTATTGCCGCTTTCGTCTCTCTGGAATGGAACCTTTCCAGAGTTACGTGCTGGCAATGGATATTGTTCCAGTTGATAACCACAGGTACAAATGGAGTGGGAAAGGATGGGAACCCAATGGGAAGGCTGAGCCTCATGTTTCTCGTTTGTTTGTACACCCAGAATCCCCTGCTACTGGCCTACACTGGATGCAGTACCCGGTTTCATTTTACAGACTGAAACTTTGCAACAATTTGGACCAAGAGGACCATATTATTTTGCACTCAATGCACCGATACCTTCCTCGACTTCATGTCATACCTGCAGACAAAGCTGCTGAAGACATCCAAGTTGACAGACCCAATGTTATAACTCTGAGTTTTTCACAGACAGAGTTCTTTGCAGTTACAGCCTATCAAAACCTTCGCATCACCCAGCTCAAAATTGACTACAACCCCTTTGCCAAAGGTTTCAGGGAGGATGCAGTCAATGCCCGGTCATCTAAGGCGAAGAATGGAATGTCCACTGAGGAACCTGAGAGTGAACTCAAGCTAAGCAGGGAGATGACAACCTTGAATAATTTGAAAACTCTGTTTATGAAGAGAAATGCTGCTGTAAAGGTCAATAAGGATCAGAACATTCCCAGCCCTACAAATGGAGAAAAGAAAGTTGTAAATGGTGATGCTCTTAATGTAGACACAGATGTTCAAAGTTTCTG CAAGAAGCGCCCATCATCGTTGGCATTTTCAGACTTCATTAAAGGTGCTCATGTGAAAGTCAAAAGGTTATCACTTGAGAATATCAAGAAAAATGGTGTGGTCTTGCAAACATCTTGCACAAGTGAACAAAATGAGGTGATGGACATATCATCCAAAACAGGAAAATTATTACAAGTTGTTAGTAAAGATGAAACTGTGGTAGCTGACATTCACGGTAAAAGCACAGACACACCCTCAAAAACTGAGTTATTAGAAACAGACGAGACTAAAACAGAAATAGATGAACACAAAGCTGACAAGATTACATTACTGTCCAGTGACCAAAATGTACCTTACATGAATGAAAAGGGGATGGAGACCCTTTCTTCTCTGGACACTGAGGCCAAGTCTGAATCAAACACGAAGAAAACCTTACCACATAAGCGGCCTGAACGTGTACCCCTACCTCTCCTTGCTCAGTTTCTTAAACAAAGAAAGTCTAAGACAAGACCCACTACACCCAAATCTGACACTCCCAGCTCATCCTTAGACTCAAAGTCATGTGAACCTTTCTTAATCCCTGAAAGATCATCTGCTTTGATGTCTTCCTCCCCTTGTGTTACCACTACTAACTTAGATTCAGATCCAGTACTTGCCTCATTATCCCAAAAAGTTACATCATCAACAGTAGATGCAGTAAACATTACATCTCTGGCCACTGCATTATCTCCAGCAACTGCATCCCCTGTACCAGCAGAAACACAATTATCTGATGGATTTTCACCTTCCCCAGTTGGCAATGATCCATTCAGTGCCCCCAACACTACCTCTCCCTCCAGACCTGATTCTGACCCAACACCTGACAGTATGTTTAGTGTGTTCCATAACCCTAATGCTGTTTCTGTGCCAGATCTTGACAACACACTCGGGTCTCAGTCAGACATTTCATCTCTCTTTACATGTCACACTGTACATGACACTTGTACACCTACTACACCTGGAGTTAACAATGACTTTGATGTCACACCAATTGTCCCCTCTGTTACTGCACCTGTTTTTGATGTACCATCGAGTACAGACAATGACAATGTTCCTTATCAGGAACTTGCCTCAGTGCCTGATGTTGCTGAGAGTGCATCCATTTCTGATAGCCTCCTAAACAGTTCCAAGGGTTCTTGTCCTGAGCTTTTTTCTGAAGAAGTCCCTCCACACACTCTGTGCACTCATGAAGAATCCCTTTCCTTGCCATTAGATGACCCATCTTCCCCAGCTTTCTCCTTACCCAGCCCAGCTCCTTCTTCTCCTGACCCATTTCCACCAAGTCTATTCTGTGAAAGACCTGTACCTCCTAGAAAGACCCTTGATTCATTTCCAGAAAGATTGTTAAATTGCACAGCTTCTTCCTCTCCTGATCTTTTCCCACTAGGTCTATTCAATGACAATCCTGTGCCTCACAGAAAGATCAATGATTTTGTTCCAGAAAGACCACTGGATGCTATTGTAACTTCTAGAGAATCATTGTCGCCAAGTGTTCTGGATGTGTCAGAAGATCCCAGAGGAACAATTGACTTGTTCTCTCAAAGTCAATGCTCTGATAGACCAGGGCCTCTTAATGACTTGCAGTCAGCTGTTAGTTGTGAGACCACTGTTTCTGATCTCATTGTTCCTGAACCAACTAAACAATCATTTAATGGAAGCACTTTCAAGAAGTCAAaggcaaaacagaaaaaaataggaAAATTGAAGTGCAGTGAAGATGATGAGGTGTTTGAAGGACCTGTACCTGTTCCAATGCAGCCCAGCCTGGAGGATGTCGAAGGCCAGTTGTTTGTCTCCTTCGTGTCAAAG AAAGCTCTTGAGATTCACCTTGGAGATGATGCCAAAACGGAGATGGCACAAAAAACCACACAGAATCCAGATG GTGGAAGTTATGAAAATATACAGGAAAATATTGAGGTGCTAGAGAAAACCCTTTTACGTGATCTGAAAGTCATGAAGCACAGACAGGTCATTCATCCAGTGCTGCAAgaag TTGGATTGAAATTGAATCTGCTTGACCTCAACCTGGAAATTGACCTGCAATATCTGGGTGTGCAGTTACCCATACCCCCATCTGTTCTCTCACCCGAAGGAAGTTCAGCATCATCTCAAG tCCAGTTTGTTTCAAGGACAGGGAAAACTACTGACTTTACCAAAATTAAAGGTTGGAGAGATAAGTTTGCTGGATCAGGATCCCTTACAGAAG GCTTGTCAAGCACAGATGCAGGGCAAAAGAATCTCTCTGCATTTTGTAGTGACATGTTGGACGAGTACCTGGCTAGCGAGGGCAAACTGATTGACGAACGAGCTGCTAACTTATCACAGACTGATACTACGCCTGTAGCATACGAGCTGCCCACTAAGAGCACTAGTTATGTTCGTACCCTGGATAGTGTACTTAAGAAACAAGTACCTGCTACCTTATCCACAACATCCAAAAAAGTCAAGCCAACATTCAAGTCCAAAGaggaaaataaatcaaaaaaacCTTTAAAGTCATGTacaaaaaagcaaataaaaccAGTGTTCAGTGTGAACAAACCTGTTTTGTCCCCGAAAAAAACACAACAGAGcaagaaatataaaaataagaagGAATCCAAGAGTTTGAGTCCTGAAAATCTTGCTGTAGAAACTGCTGCAATGGTAACCTCTAATAAGAGTCCCATGGTTGAAGATTCTGGCTCCACACCATCAAACTGCACAGGTGGACGTAGTATAGGTTTGCCTAAGACTCTGGTAAAGCTGATGGATGTGGAAGATGGAGCAGTGTGGGAAGGCAAACATCGTACCTATATTACAGAAGAAAGAGCAGCAATTGCACTAGCCACTCTTGTGACCGCTGAG GGGGTATCAAAAGGAAACCCTGATGCCATCAGAATTATAAGACGACGTGCACCACCCTGCCTGAATGTATTTTGTAGGCTTGGCTGCGTGTGTGCCAGTCTGGTTCACTTGAGAAGACATCATCACTGTGGAAAACCGCAGTGCATGTTGGGCTGTAGCTGTTTGCGACGCAAAGTTGTTGCGCTGAAGACCCCCAAACAGGAAGAAAGTATAGCAGAGGAGCCTGAGTCTCAGGGAGTGTCAGAGGAGATCAAGGCCAAAtggaagaagaaaaacaaaaagagaaaaacttATG TTCTGACAGATCCGGAAACAGCACCTGAACCTGCCAAGCGTGTGAGTACTTTATGGGATCGAAAAAGAGAAGTTTCTGATTCAGAGGCTCTTTTCTCTCCTCCTCCTGCAAGAACTCCATCTCCAGCACTCTTGTCTCAAGAGCTTCAAAATGACCTGGAAAGCTTTTTAAGtcctttaaaacaaaaaatg GTGGAAGAGAAAAATTTGAATATGATTAATGACAATGTGGAGAGCACACTGACATGTGCCCGTTCACGACCGTTTTACTCCGGGTGTCATGACAAACAAAAAACG GTTGACCAACACCACATCTCACAGGTCTCTACACAAG ATATTGAGGAGGGAGAGCTTGTACCTCTTAATTTGTCTGGCCCTGCCAAGCGGCTTGAGATCATATCCGAATGCAGTTGGGCCAGTACAGACGTCAGAAATTACATTATGCGCATAgtgtgtgagcacatggctcaGGATCGTTTGAAGCACCCTTTCTGGATTGGCAAGTACTTTATTGAGCCAGTCTCCAAGACTCTTAAAGAGACAGAGGATGGTTCTGTCGATACATACAAAGTCACCATCTCGAGACCTGCAGAGAAGAAAACGGAAGATAAGGTTATGCAAAATGAAGCTGAGCTGAAAAAGCATGTAGAGAGGAGTGAGGTGAAAGGTTTGCCCTTCCTCTCCAGGTGCTGCCCTGCAGGCTTGCTCAAGGCTGAGAAAAAAGCACCCGATGCCCCAGGACGAATAATG GTCAATGGAAAGCCATACCCACAAGCCAAGTTAGAGCTGGGGCAGATGGGAGCTTTGCATCCTGCCAACAGACTAGCAGCTTACATCACAGGGAGAATATGTCCAACAACATCGACTATTAAAAAAGCCTCTATCACATCAGTTCCAGTTTCTACTGTTGCCACAGTAACCACAGTTACCAGCACGTCTACTACTACAACCACACCCATCATCAAGTCTGTAG TGACCAAGCCCCCAGTGGGAAAGGTCTTCACCCAGTTTGTGGTCAACCACATCAACTCTCAAAATCAGTCCAACACTAGCATCTCGCACTTACAGCCTTCTGTTCCAAAAATTGTCATCCCCTCCTCCATGTTGATGATTGGCAGAGAGGCTAGTGCTCCTGGGGTTGCTCTTTCTCCTCTTAAAGCAGGCTTGATAACCCAGGTGTCTGAGCCTTCAGATTCCACAGGTAGCGCCAGTTTTCCCACTGTATCAAAAGTCCAAGCCCCTGCCATCACCATTCTCAATAATTCACCCAGCCTGCCTCTGG GTGGGTCTGGTCTTACGCCAAAAACTACTGCCTCTTCACCAGGATCGACCACTCCCGGAAAAAAGACTGTTTTGATTACAGTTATGTCCCGTAATACAGGCCTCCCCAATAGTGGTCCTCGGATTACAAAGCCTGTCACACAGACTCATCCTGTCACACAGACTCGTCCCCCACAGACCCCAGGCCAAAAGATGCTTCTTCAGGTGGTGAAGACTGCTGATGGAAACACATTGTACCGTAATCCTAATGGCCAACTCATGCAGTTGGTGCCTCTAAGTCAAATTAAAGCCATCAAACCCAACCTCCTATCTCAAGGCCAGC CAACCTTTATTCGTTTGCACGCACCAACTTCAGTCACTCTGAAAAAGCCTCAGGGTGGCAgcgccaccatagtcacatctTCCAACCCTACGACACAAATGCAGACAAAGCCTACTGTCACTGTACCAGTCTCTACATCTTCATCTATGAGTGGCAAGCCAGTCACACTCACTACATCCAAGTCAGTCTCATTGGGCAGCCTTCCTTCTACCCTTAAAGTTGTCCCAGGTTTTCTGGGACAGTCTGGCACTTGCACATTAAGAATTCTCTCACCGAATTCTGTCCAAGACACTGGAATTATCAATCCAACTTCCTCCCCCATCCTCTCGCAGAGTGGCTGTACATTGTTAAAAAATGCAAGTTCAACACTACTGGACAAAGACTCCACTAAGTCTGAGACCACAGTTTCCGTTAGCTCACTTTCAACAGAGGGACCAATTGGTCAGGTCCATAAGCAGTCTGAGATGGATCCTGCTAAACAAAATAGCTGTGATGATTCTGAACGCGTAGCACCAAATGTATCGGAGCATTTATCTTCTGTTGCCACCTCTCCAAAATGCAGGCAGTTTTCTGGAGATGATTCAGCCCCTTCACATAATGAGCATGGAGCACTAAAACATTTAAGTTTGGCTGAAGCTGGTAACGGAGATAATCccaatgtgaaaaaaacagaTTTTGACAAAGCACCAGATCCCGAAGAAGAGGAGATTGGTTCAGATGTAACAGAATTAACTGATGACTCTGACCTGTACAGTGATGATGACGGAGAAGATTCATATAGTTTGAGT GGTTCTGATAAAGGGGAGAGGATGGAGGAGACAGATGGTTTGGACTCTGAGATGAAAGATTTTGCAGAGGTGGTGGTTGATATTGAGACCGTTGAATCTGCAGAGGAAAACAGTATCGCAAAATTTAGGGCATCTGCAATAAGAAGGAATCAACATAAAAG TAACCAGAAGCACATCCATGATGAAAGTTTGGAAGTGAAGGTCAGG AGAGTGAGGCTGGAGCGAAAGAGGCGCCACACACTCAAAGAGTTGTTTCTTAAACTTCAGGCAACACTAGGAAAAACCTCAAATAATCTTGAAGCTTCTAGGATGAGCATCCTCACAAAG GCTCAAAAAGAGATAGAGTCTCTGGTTAAGCAGGAGGAAAACTTAGTAATAAGTAGAGAGAAGCTGCGAATTAAGAGGGAGCGTTACCTACAGACACTTTCACTATTGTGTG ACAAGAGTACAGAGTCCATCAGCCAGAAGCTTAATGAAATTATTGCTAAACAAAAAGCCCTGGAGGCCCAAGCTAAAGCAAAAGAGATGAAGTCCCAGCTTAACCAGGCAACGTCCAAATCTAAACCCAAACCTAAAATTTATCTTAATAGTAAACGGAAAGGTTTGTCACCCCAGAGCAAAGTAAAAGATGTTCTAAAACCGACCAATTCTCCCTCCAAACCGATAGACTTGAGTATTAAAAAACTGAAAGTGActgaaagtgttttgaaatccacACCAACCTTAAAACCTACAGGCCTTGATAGTAGCAAAAACACCCTTAAAACTCAGGTTAAAGAGCAAGGTAGCATGTCTAAACCTACTCAGCCATCCCTTAATTCCAGTCCACTAAAGAAAACTGTCTCTGTCCCAAGTCCTGTAAAACGTTCCCTAGTACCACGTGAAAGAATGCGGCCAAACATTCTGTCCCGTGCTTCATCCCAGGTGATACAAGGATCTCCGGTCAAAGAGCCTCTTTTAACTAATG TGTGTATACCTCAAGTGTTCCCTCTGATGAATACCATGGTTCCATGCAATCAAATCATAACCATAAACAACCCACTTCAACCGATTGGCATCACCTCAGTAGGGACACAGCAATCATCCACACCAG gTGTAGCATCTGTCTCCATAGTTCCTGCAATATCTCACCCGCTTGGAATGAAAAATCCTCTTCCAGTATTGCAGCCTCAGTTTATCAAAATTACAAACAGTCCTGTTAATATTAACACTCAAG TGGATTCTGCCAACCTTCCAAACATCACCAATGTTATTTCTCTGGTTCCACCGGTGGAGAATCTGGTAATACCACAGAAAGTTGTGGAAGAAACATCTGTTGTCCAGGCACCACCAGTATTTGTCACTGCACCTGTGGAGAATCAGCACAATTGCTCTGAAGTTGAAATTCCTAATTTGGAGGAAAGGGTGGTTGTTGATGAGCCTCAAACCAAGGATGTCCCCAAACAGCTTGAAGAAGGAGATGAGGTTAGTGCATCTGTTACTTCGTCCACCCAAGAAGGACTGGAGAAGAAGGGTCCAGATGACAGCAACGATCCTGAGGATGAAAATCTGATGTCTTTGCTTGATGAACTTGTTCTTCTTAGCCAGCAGCTGAGTAATGAAGACGAAGATCAGAAAATTGTCATGCCAAGCGAGGTACAGCCATGCTCCGACAAGCAGGCAGATGATGAACGTGCTCTCAGTCCCTTGTTCCTAACTCTGGATGAAGATCTGATGTCTCCAGACTCTAAAGATGAAATCGATATCCCACCCAAAGTGGATGATTTGGTAAAAGTCATCTTTGGGTCAGATTCACCTTCGGTTTCATCCGAATCTGGAGTTGCACCATCAACAAACATTGAGAGTCCGAATGCCCCTATGTGCACTGTTAAAGATGATGCTCCTACTCCGCCGCCTCTTTTGCACATGAAAACTGCATGTGAAGCTGCATCGGGTCAATCTACCAATGAGGGGACCAATGTGGCATGGCGGCCTATGCCTAAACTGGTTCCTCTAGGGTTAAAGCCCCAAGATGTTGTTGTGAATAAGGTGACTGGCTCTTCAGTTTCCAAACCGGACTCAAATGAGCAAGATGTTCATGGACCACAAATGTGA